The Chryseolinea soli genome contains a region encoding:
- a CDS encoding toxin-antitoxin system YwqK family antitoxin: MWRVYGVIFALTISTVQAQRMYNDLEVTNIITKTISDTVCTFHIQAQQEDVSHDHHKRYYWFHQGELRSTVGNHTGKLLHGEFEKFARDGTLLEKGEYNAGLKVGQWTTWYPNGNIRKEMSWKDGQRAGQYQEFYANGTLAQSGYYKNNQVKGSIKFYNLNGELLKEQRYKDGKPVMPREKRSRKHKKDSLQTVKPADKKERKSSSKKQKQDVIAPAGTLVQPAAPPDTLSRKEKRKLKKAEKEKNEQLKPATTPTAPPPSTEEKKRKKKSKEPALPKN; the protein is encoded by the coding sequence ATGTGGAGAGTTTATGGTGTCATTTTCGCGTTGACCATTTCTACGGTGCAAGCACAACGCATGTACAACGATCTGGAAGTCACGAACATCATCACGAAGACCATCAGCGACACGGTGTGCACGTTTCATATCCAGGCTCAGCAGGAAGATGTTTCCCACGATCACCACAAGCGGTATTACTGGTTTCACCAGGGGGAGCTGAGAAGCACCGTGGGGAATCATACCGGTAAATTGCTGCACGGAGAGTTTGAGAAATTTGCCCGCGATGGAACGCTCCTCGAAAAAGGAGAATACAACGCGGGACTGAAAGTTGGGCAGTGGACAACATGGTATCCAAACGGAAACATCCGAAAGGAAATGTCGTGGAAAGACGGTCAGCGCGCCGGGCAGTACCAGGAGTTTTATGCGAATGGAACCTTGGCGCAGTCGGGATATTACAAAAATAATCAGGTCAAAGGTTCTATAAAATTCTACAATCTCAATGGCGAGCTTTTAAAAGAACAACGCTATAAAGATGGTAAGCCCGTCATGCCACGCGAAAAACGGAGCCGGAAGCATAAAAAAGATAGCCTGCAGACGGTGAAACCGGCAGATAAAAAAGAGCGTAAGTCTTCATCGAAAAAACAAAAACAAGATGTAATCGCACCGGCCGGAACGCTCGTTCAGCCTGCTGCACCACCCGACACCCTGAGCAGGAAAGAGAAACGAAAATTGAAGAAAGCAGAAAAAGAAAAGAATGAACAGCTGAAACCTGCAACAACGCCTACAGCGCCGCCCCCCAGCACCGAGGAGAAAAAGCGTAAGAAGAAATCAAAAGAACCAGCGCTCCCAAAAAATTGA